CTGACGCGCAAGGGCTTCTTCGAAATGGCTCAGCCTGCCGAAGCGCCGGAGCGCGGCCCGACGCCGCCCGGCATCGGCGGCGCCTTCCTGGGGGAGTGGCGGCGCGTGCTCGGAACGCGCAGTGCGTTCACCTTGCTGTTCCTGGCTCCGCTGATCTACGGCATCTACTACCCGCAACCTTATCTGAACCAGATCCTGCGCAAGCTCCCGATCGCGGTCGTCGACAATGATCTCAGCGATCTCTCCCGCCAGGTCGTCGAGACGCTGGATGCCAGCGGGACATTGAGCGTGACGGTTCGCGCACGCACGCTGGCGGAGGCGCGGAGCGCGATCGATCGCGGCGAAGCGTTTGCCGCGGTGCAGATCCCGCCCGGCACCGAGCGCGACGTGCTGAAGGGCATCACGGCGCATATCCCGGTCTACGCCGACGCCACCTATCTGTTCATCTTCCGCTCGACCGCTGGCGCCGTCGCCACCGCGATCGGCACGCTGACATCCGAATTGGTGTCGCGCGGCGCCCGCGCCGACGGCAGCCTTGTCAAGGCCAAGCTGGCGAGCCTCAGCCCGGCCAACGTCCTGCTGCAACCGATCTTCAACCCGGTCGGCGGCTATGCGAGCTATATCGTGCCGGCGGCGTTCATCCTGATCCTGCAACAGACGCTGCTGATCGGCGCGGCGATGCTGACCGGCACGGCGCTGGCGAATTCCCGCAACACGGTCGCGGGCGTGTTCGGGCGCGGCGTGGCCCACCTGACGATCTATCTGCCGGCGCTCGCGCTCTATCTGATCGTGCTGCCGCGGATCTATGGTTTCTCGACGCTCGGGCATCTGCCGCAGATCTTCGCGCTGGCGAGCGTGTTCCTGCTGGCGACGAGCTTCCTGGGACAGGCGATCGGCGCCTGGTTCACGCGGCCGGAGAACGCCACCATCCTGCTGCTGGCGACCAGCCTGCCGCAATTCTTCACCGCCGGCTTCGCATGGCCGCGCGAGGCGATCCCCGCTGCGGCCACCGCGCTCGGCCGGCTGTTCCCGGCCGACTCCGCGATCGATGGCCTCGTGCGCATCAACCAACTCGGCGCCAGCATCTGGGAGGTCTCGCATGACTGGCTCAGGCTGTGGTGCCTCGCCGTGGGCTATTTCGCGCTCGCCGTGATCTCCGCGCTGGTGTTCAAGAGAGGACAGCAAGATGCCCAACGCTAGGCGCGTCGCCGTCATCGCGATCCCCCTTGCGCTCGTCGCAGGCACGCTGATCTATGCAAGCCGCGCGACGCCGACGCCCGCGATCGTCGGCGTGGTCCGCTCGACCGAGGTCAGGATCGAGCCGGAGGTGAACGGCCAGCTGGTGTCGATCGCGGTCGAGAAAGGCGCGCAGGTGCACGCCGGCGACGTCCTTGCCAGGCTCTCCGCCGTCGAGCTAACCGCGCAGGCGGATCAGGCGCGGGCAGCGCTCGCCGCCGCGGTCGCAAGCCGCAACAATGTCTATGCCGGCGTCCGCCGCGAGCAGGTCGATTCGCTGAAAGCGGCGATCTCCAAGGCCAACTCGCGCCTCGACTATGTCGAGACCCAGTTCAAGCGGATCAACACGCTGGCAGGCCAGAATTTCGAAACCCAGCAGGCGCTCGACCA
The window above is part of the Bradyrhizobium sp. PSBB068 genome. Proteins encoded here:
- a CDS encoding ABC transporter permease, with translation MTLASKPGFWRVAQRECRWLLHDRVALLLIFGVPLFAFAVLTTVFSQPVIRGLGVTIVDTDKSDTSRALTQHVAASPSLKIVDDSGSLATAVQDIRSGKAISAIFIPPNFERDLKADRRPQVVGFYNQQFLTAAGIASSGLNDALSAAANAAAPASRAAPAPASIGTLSAETIALVNPQKNYAQFLLRALLPTIIHVVITLAAGYSVGSEFRRRNGREWLASAGGDPVAALAGKLAPLFCIFVVIMLAVTLVLEGALQIPFKGDILLMIAAGSLLIIAYLSIGALLQLAVGDLATGLGLAGLVASPAFGYAGVGFPTIGMNTFAQVWSAILPLRWYMAVLMGQAARGLPVSESAFPFAALAGLTLLFAGLAWLRMASLTRKGFFEMAQPAEAPERGPTPPGIGGAFLGEWRRVLGTRSAFTLLFLAPLIYGIYYPQPYLNQILRKLPIAVVDNDLSDLSRQVVETLDASGTLSVTVRARTLAEARSAIDRGEAFAAVQIPPGTERDVLKGITAHIPVYADATYLFIFRSTAGAVATAIGTLTSELVSRGARADGSLVKAKLASLSPANVLLQPIFNPVGGYASYIVPAAFILILQQTLLIGAAMLTGTALANSRNTVAGVFGRGVAHLTIYLPALALYLIVLPRIYGFSTLGHLPQIFALASVFLLATSFLGQAIGAWFTRPENATILLLATSLPQFFTAGFAWPREAIPAAATALGRLFPADSAIDGLVRINQLGASIWEVSHDWLRLWCLAVGYFALAVISALVFKRGQQDAQR